In a single window of the Pseudomonas entomophila genome:
- a CDS encoding response regulator transcription factor, with protein sequence MHSVFIVDDHPVIRLAIRMLLENQNYTVVGESDNGVDAMQMIRETRPDLVILDISLPKLDGLEMLSRLQTMAIPLKVLVLTAQSPALFAIRCMHSGAAGYVCKQEDLSELLSAIKAVLSGYNYFPSQALNPAQVDRGQELELFRQVNDRELMVLQLFAQGRSNKEIAKGMFLSNKTVSTYKKRLMHKLRANTLVELIDIAKRNALV encoded by the coding sequence ATGCACTCAGTATTTATTGTCGACGACCACCCGGTAATACGCCTGGCTATCCGGATGTTGCTGGAGAATCAGAATTACACGGTGGTTGGTGAATCGGACAATGGCGTCGATGCCATGCAGATGATTCGCGAAACACGTCCGGACCTGGTGATCCTGGACATCAGCCTCCCCAAGCTCGACGGCCTGGAAATGCTGTCCCGTCTACAAACCATGGCCATCCCCCTCAAGGTACTGGTGCTGACCGCACAATCACCAGCGCTGTTCGCGATTCGCTGCATGCACTCGGGGGCAGCCGGTTATGTCTGCAAACAGGAAGACCTGAGCGAGTTGCTCAGCGCCATAAAGGCGGTACTTTCCGGCTATAACTACTTCCCCAGCCAGGCACTCAATCCGGCGCAGGTAGATCGAGGACAGGAGCTGGAGCTGTTCCGCCAGGTGAACGACCGGGAACTGATGGTATTGCAACTCTTCGCACAGGGCAGAAGCAACAAGGAAATTGCCAAGGGCATGTTCCTCAGCAACAAGACCGTCAGCACCTACAAAAAGCGCCTCATGCACAAACTGCGCGCAAACACGTTGGTGGAATTGATCGATATCGCCAAGCGCAACGCGTTAGTTTGA
- a CDS encoding glutaredoxin family protein translates to MLPECQLFGTLGCHLCEVAEAMLMPFVEHGLLVELVDIAEKEALFERYGLLIPVLRRCDTGAELGWPFDAEQVVAFLR, encoded by the coding sequence ATGCTCCCTGAATGCCAGTTGTTCGGTACCCTCGGGTGCCATCTGTGTGAAGTGGCGGAAGCCATGCTGATGCCGTTCGTCGAGCACGGCCTGCTGGTCGAGTTGGTCGACATCGCGGAGAAAGAGGCGCTGTTCGAGCGGTACGGCCTGCTGATTCCAGTGCTGCGCCGCTGCGATACCGGCGCCGAACTGGGCTGGCCGTTCGATGCCGAACAGGTGGTGGCGTTCCTGCGCTGA
- a CDS encoding DUF883 family protein yields the protein MASKSAKTAQDILMADFQALVRDTEKLLADTANLAGDQADELREQIHERLMQARETLQLTQDSVRQRGQAALGSAEQYVQENPWQAIGIAAGVGLLIGLLAKR from the coding sequence ATGGCCAGCAAATCGGCAAAGACTGCACAAGACATACTGATGGCTGACTTCCAGGCCTTGGTCCGCGACACCGAAAAGCTGCTCGCCGACACCGCCAACCTGGCGGGCGACCAGGCCGATGAACTGCGCGAGCAGATCCACGAGCGCTTGATGCAGGCCCGCGAAACCTTGCAGTTGACCCAGGATTCGGTACGCCAGCGCGGCCAGGCCGCCCTTGGCAGCGCCGAGCAGTACGTGCAGGAAAACCCCTGGCAGGCCATCGGCATCGCTGCCGGCGTCGGCTTGCTGATCGGCCTGCTGGCCAAGCGCTGA
- a CDS encoding pseudouridine synthase — protein sequence MTTPFNPAHLQASTVCLPPGRWATVLDCLCDHFKGIPREQWLDRFARGRVLDSEGRAIAAQLPYRQGLRLHYFREVPNEKPIPVQEEILHVDEHLVVADKPHFLPVTPTGEYVEQTLLRRLIRRLDNPHLVPLHRIDRHTAGLVLFSANPQTRGAYQRLFPERRIDKHYQAIAAAMPQHVFPLVHRSRLVHGEPFFRMHEVEGADNSETHACVLEKQGELWRYGLSPVTGKTHQLRVHMAALGAGICNDPFYPQLDNEQDDYTRPLKLLAHSLRFKDPLSGEERYFESRLSLAW from the coding sequence ATGACCACGCCCTTCAACCCCGCCCACCTGCAAGCCAGCACCGTATGCCTGCCACCAGGTCGCTGGGCGACGGTGCTGGATTGCCTGTGCGATCATTTCAAGGGTATCCCCCGCGAGCAGTGGCTCGATCGCTTTGCCCGTGGCCGGGTGCTGGACAGTGAAGGCCGTGCGATCGCCGCGCAGCTTCCCTATCGCCAGGGCTTGCGCCTGCATTACTTTCGCGAGGTGCCCAACGAGAAGCCGATTCCAGTGCAGGAAGAGATCCTGCATGTGGACGAGCACCTGGTGGTAGCGGACAAACCGCATTTCCTGCCGGTGACACCCACCGGCGAGTATGTCGAACAAACTCTGCTGCGCCGCTTGATCCGCCGCCTGGACAACCCGCATCTGGTACCCCTGCATCGTATCGACCGGCATACGGCCGGCCTGGTGCTGTTCTCTGCCAACCCGCAGACCCGTGGCGCCTACCAGCGGCTGTTCCCGGAGCGGCGTATCGACAAGCACTACCAGGCAATTGCCGCGGCCATGCCGCAGCATGTGTTTCCTCTGGTGCACCGCAGCCGCCTGGTGCACGGCGAGCCGTTCTTCCGCATGCATGAGGTCGAGGGGGCCGATAACAGCGAAACCCACGCCTGCGTGCTCGAGAAACAGGGCGAGCTGTGGCGCTATGGCCTGTCGCCGGTGACAGGCAAGACCCACCAGTTGCGGGTGCACATGGCTGCGCTGGGCGCGGGTATCTGCAATGACCCGTTCTATCCTCAGCTGGACAATGAGCAGGACGATTACACGCGACCGCTGAAACTGCTGGCGCACAGCCTGCGTTTCAAGGATCCGTTGAGTGGCGAGGAGCGGTATTTCGAAAGCAGGCTGAGCCTGGCGTGGTAA
- a CDS encoding transcriptional regulator, giving the protein MLNVEQLKYSINHMSPERVGDAVLELRLDGIVTDDRTPFGKVHFNTCFAEIEALFQRAGFHRPLDVVGYQGLSYALYDPGRWDAVQVLRWLKARCEPASDAGCGELARG; this is encoded by the coding sequence ATGCTCAATGTCGAGCAACTCAAGTACAGCATCAATCACATGTCCCCCGAGCGTGTGGGTGACGCTGTGCTGGAATTGCGACTCGATGGCATCGTCACCGATGACCGGACGCCCTTCGGCAAGGTTCATTTCAACACCTGCTTCGCTGAGATCGAGGCATTGTTCCAGCGCGCGGGATTTCATCGCCCGCTGGATGTCGTGGGCTACCAGGGCCTGAGCTATGCCCTCTATGACCCGGGGCGCTGGGACGCCGTGCAGGTGCTGCGCTGGCTGAAGGCGCGCTGTGAGCCGGCCAGCGATGCTGGTTGCGGCGAGCTGGCTAGGGGATAA
- a CDS encoding ammonium transporter, with protein MENMHNAMDSLVHGSNTLFILMGAILVLAMHAGFAFLEVGTVRHKNQVNALSKILSDFAISALVYFFIGYWIAYGVSFMQPAAELASDHGYALVKCFFLLTFAAAIPAIISGGIAERARFMPQLCATALIVAFIYPFFEGVVWNGNLGIQAWLQARFGAPFHDFAGSVVVHAMGGWLALAAVILLGARRGRYRDGRLVAFAPSSIPFLALGSWILIIGWFGFNVMSAQTLQGVSGLVAINSLMAMVGGTLSALLAGRNDPGFLHNGPLAGLVAVCAGSDLMHPVGALVVGLVAGGLFVWCFTAAQNRWKIDDVLGVWPLHGLCGVWGGIACGVFGQTALGGLGGVSLMSQLLGSLAGVVVALAGGFVVYGSIKALHGLRLSHEQEFQGADLALHRIGATSQD; from the coding sequence ATGGAAAACATGCACAACGCGATGGACTCCCTGGTCCATGGTTCGAACACCTTGTTCATCCTCATGGGGGCGATTCTGGTCCTGGCCATGCATGCCGGCTTCGCCTTTCTCGAGGTCGGCACGGTACGCCACAAGAACCAGGTCAACGCCCTGTCGAAGATTCTCAGTGATTTCGCCATCTCGGCACTGGTGTACTTCTTCATCGGCTACTGGATCGCCTATGGCGTGAGCTTCATGCAGCCGGCGGCCGAGCTGGCCAGCGACCATGGTTACGCCTTGGTCAAATGCTTCTTCCTGCTAACCTTCGCCGCGGCGATCCCGGCGATCATCTCAGGAGGGATCGCCGAGCGGGCACGGTTCATGCCGCAGTTGTGCGCGACGGCGTTGATCGTGGCATTCATCTATCCGTTTTTCGAAGGGGTGGTGTGGAATGGCAACCTGGGTATCCAGGCATGGCTGCAGGCGCGCTTCGGCGCACCGTTCCATGACTTCGCCGGGTCCGTCGTGGTGCATGCCATGGGCGGGTGGCTGGCCTTGGCAGCGGTCATCCTGCTGGGGGCGCGTCGCGGTCGTTATCGCGATGGCCGGCTAGTGGCCTTCGCTCCGTCGAGCATCCCGTTCCTGGCACTGGGGTCCTGGATCCTGATCATTGGCTGGTTCGGCTTCAACGTCATGAGCGCGCAGACCCTGCAGGGCGTGAGCGGGCTGGTGGCGATCAATTCGCTGATGGCCATGGTAGGCGGCACCTTGTCGGCCTTGCTGGCAGGGCGCAATGACCCAGGCTTCCTGCATAACGGACCGCTGGCCGGGCTGGTGGCGGTTTGCGCGGGTTCCGACCTGATGCACCCGGTAGGGGCGCTGGTGGTCGGTCTGGTGGCGGGAGGCCTGTTCGTCTGGTGCTTCACCGCGGCACAGAACCGCTGGAAGATCGACGATGTGCTCGGTGTGTGGCCGCTGCATGGCCTGTGTGGGGTCTGGGGTGGAATCGCCTGCGGCGTGTTCGGGCAGACGGCGCTGGGCGGGTTGGGCGGTGTCAGCCTGATGAGTCAGTTGCTGGGCAGCCTCGCCGGTGTCGTGGTGGCGTTGGCCGGTGGTTTTGTCGTGTATGGTTCGATCAAGGCGTTGCACGGCCTGCGCCTCAGCCACGAGCAGGAGTTCCAGGGCGCCGACCTGGCGCTGCACCGCATTGGCGCGACCAGCCAGGATTGA
- a CDS encoding methyl-accepting chemotaxis protein, which yields MRNNQPITQRERTFPAQQRLISTTNAKGVITYCNDAFIEISGFSREELMGAPHNLVRHPDVPPAVFAHMWQTLKQGLPWMGIVKNRCKSGDHYWVNAYVTPVYDSNQVVGYESVRVKPTAEQIRRAEALYQRINQGKSAIPKRDKWLPVLQDWLPFILISQAGFLIGNWLGHSWGFALAAGLSVPLGLLGLSWQQRGLKRLLRLAEQTTSDPLIAQMYTDSRGVQARLEMAMLSQDARMKTCLTRLQDSAEQLSDQARQSDALAHQSSSGLERQRVETEQVAAAVNQMAATTQEVANHVQRTADATQEANRLTSQGRHIAGETRDAIERLSAAVGETGLTVTQLAKDSDEIGGVVDVIKGIADQTNLLALNAAIEAARAGEMGRGFAVVADEVRQLAQRTAESTGQIHGLIAKLQQTANNAVQTMETGHRQAQEGVERVMEADQALVGISEAVANITDMATQIAAATEEQTAVAEEISRNISTIADLADQTAGQAQRSALLSEELTSTAGTQYSLVERFNR from the coding sequence ATGCGTAACAACCAGCCGATTACCCAGAGAGAACGGACTTTCCCTGCCCAGCAGCGGTTGATCTCCACTACCAACGCCAAAGGCGTGATCACCTACTGCAACGACGCATTCATCGAGATCAGCGGTTTTTCCCGCGAGGAACTGATGGGCGCGCCGCACAACCTGGTTCGCCACCCCGATGTGCCGCCGGCCGTGTTCGCCCACATGTGGCAGACCCTCAAGCAGGGCCTGCCGTGGATGGGTATCGTCAAGAACCGCTGCAAGTCGGGCGATCACTACTGGGTGAACGCCTACGTCACCCCGGTGTACGACAGCAACCAGGTGGTCGGCTATGAGTCGGTACGGGTCAAACCCACCGCCGAACAAATCCGCCGCGCCGAAGCGCTGTACCAGCGCATCAACCAAGGCAAGTCGGCCATCCCGAAACGCGACAAATGGCTACCGGTGCTACAGGACTGGCTGCCATTCATCCTCATCAGCCAGGCCGGCTTCCTGATTGGCAACTGGCTGGGCCACTCCTGGGGCTTCGCCCTGGCGGCCGGCCTGTCGGTCCCCCTGGGCCTGCTCGGCCTGAGCTGGCAGCAACGCGGCCTCAAGCGCCTGCTGCGTCTGGCCGAACAGACCACCTCCGACCCGCTGATCGCGCAAATGTACACCGACAGCCGTGGTGTCCAAGCCCGCCTGGAAATGGCCATGCTCAGCCAGGACGCACGGATGAAGACCTGCCTGACCCGCCTGCAGGACAGTGCCGAGCAACTGAGCGACCAGGCTCGCCAGTCCGATGCCCTTGCCCACCAGAGCTCCTCGGGCCTGGAGCGCCAACGCGTGGAAACCGAGCAAGTGGCCGCCGCGGTCAATCAGATGGCCGCTACCACCCAAGAAGTGGCCAACCACGTGCAGCGCACCGCCGACGCCACGCAAGAGGCCAATCGCCTGACCAGCCAGGGCCGCCATATCGCCGGCGAGACGCGCGACGCGATCGAACGGCTGTCCGCCGCCGTGGGCGAGACCGGCCTGACGGTCACGCAACTGGCCAAGGACAGTGACGAAATTGGCGGCGTGGTCGATGTGATCAAGGGCATTGCCGACCAGACCAACCTGCTGGCACTCAATGCCGCCATCGAGGCTGCCCGTGCCGGCGAGATGGGCCGGGGCTTCGCGGTCGTCGCCGACGAAGTCCGCCAACTGGCCCAGCGCACCGCCGAGTCCACCGGGCAGATTCACGGCCTGATCGCCAAGCTGCAGCAGACCGCCAACAATGCAGTGCAGACCATGGAGACCGGCCACCGCCAGGCCCAGGAAGGTGTCGAGCGAGTGATGGAGGCTGACCAGGCCCTGGTGGGCATCAGCGAAGCGGTGGCCAACATCACCGACATGGCCACCCAGATCGCCGCAGCCACAGAGGAACAGACCGCGGTGGCCGAAGAGATCAGCCGCAACATCAGCACCATCGCCGACCTGGCCGACCAGACTGCGGGCCAGGCACAGCGCTCGGCACTGCTCAGCGAAGAGCTGACCAGCACCGCGGGCACTCAATACTCGCTGGTGGAACGCTTCAACCGCTAG
- a CDS encoding phage holin family protein — protein sequence MDNDGNGAATSGRRLGAAVLGLLHSHIELFGIELQEQKARTLSLLLFAGLALVFALLLLTALSGLVLVLLWDSYRLAGIIGLCVFYGLAALFCGLRLKAAVFDESSPFGATLEELAKDRERLLP from the coding sequence ATGGACAACGACGGCAACGGCGCCGCCACTTCCGGCAGACGCCTTGGTGCGGCGGTGCTGGGTTTGCTGCACAGCCATATCGAGCTGTTCGGTATCGAGTTGCAGGAACAGAAGGCTCGTACCCTGAGCCTGCTACTGTTCGCCGGGCTTGCGCTGGTATTCGCCCTGCTGCTGCTGACCGCCCTGTCCGGGCTGGTACTGGTGCTGCTGTGGGACAGTTATCGCCTGGCCGGCATCATTGGCCTGTGCGTGTTCTATGGCTTGGCCGCGCTGTTCTGCGGCTTGCGCCTGAAAGCCGCAGTGTTCGACGAGTCTTCACCGTTCGGCGCCACGCTCGAGGAACTGGCCAAGGACAGGGAGCGCCTGCTGCCATGA
- a CDS encoding CPBP family intramembrane glutamic endopeptidase — MPLPYWIALLLLGLGYTLALTYGSLGVAALPALLALLCSALLARRRVRWQQTLGHVLFIALAFALALHWLPGFNGAKVIDKAVLSAGAIPFSMYLNLDKPLIGAWLLLACPWLVMLRTRGLSTSLGVILPLTLLACLGGAWSMGLVAWAPKWPDQAWLWLLNNLLLVSLTEELLFRGYIQGGLQRLFKHEGLALIAAALLFGLAHLGGGWQWFYLASLAGVGYGLAYRHGGLAAAVLCHVGVNLAHFTGFTYPMLAPS, encoded by the coding sequence ATGCCTCTTCCCTACTGGATCGCCCTGCTTCTGCTTGGCCTCGGCTACACCCTCGCACTGACCTACGGCAGCCTGGGTGTGGCTGCCCTGCCGGCCTTGCTCGCCCTGCTGTGCAGCGCCTTACTGGCACGTCGGCGGGTACGCTGGCAGCAAACCCTTGGCCACGTCCTGTTCATCGCCCTGGCCTTCGCCCTGGCACTGCACTGGCTACCCGGGTTCAACGGTGCCAAGGTGATCGACAAGGCCGTGCTCAGCGCAGGCGCCATTCCATTCTCCATGTACCTGAACCTGGACAAGCCACTGATCGGCGCATGGCTTCTGCTGGCCTGCCCGTGGTTGGTGATGCTGCGCACACGCGGCTTGTCCACGAGCCTCGGCGTGATACTGCCGCTGACGCTGCTCGCTTGCCTGGGTGGCGCCTGGTCGATGGGCCTGGTGGCCTGGGCGCCAAAGTGGCCGGACCAGGCCTGGCTGTGGCTGCTGAACAACCTGCTGCTGGTCAGCCTGACCGAGGAATTGCTGTTCCGGGGTTATATACAGGGCGGGCTGCAACGCCTGTTCAAGCATGAGGGCCTGGCGCTGATCGCCGCCGCGCTGCTGTTTGGCCTGGCACACCTGGGCGGTGGCTGGCAGTGGTTCTACCTGGCCAGCCTGGCCGGGGTGGGGTATGGTCTGGCCTATCGCCATGGCGGACTGGCCGCAGCGGTGCTGTGCCATGTTGGTGTCAACCTGGCGCACTTCACCGGCTTCACTTATCCGATGCTGGCCCCGAGCTGA
- a CDS encoding deoxyguanosinetriphosphate triphosphohydrolase, with product MDWHTLLTRERLGKALGSSEELGRSPFHKDHDRVIFSGAFRRLGRKTQVHPVTSNDHIHTRLTHSLEVSCVGRSLGMRVGETLRDRLPNWCEPSDLGMIVQSSCLAHDIGNPPFGHSGEDAIRHWFQQAAGRGWLDDMSDDERADFLNFEGNAQGFRVLTQLEYHQFDGGMRLTYATLGAYLKYPWTARHADALGYKKHKFGCYHSELPLLEQIAGKLGLPQLENQRWARHPLVYLMEAADDICYALIDLEDGLEMDLLQYTEVEALLLDLVGDDLPETYRQLGPGASRRRKLAILRGKAIEHLTNAAALAFVEQQDALLAGRLTGDLVEHMHGPAQRCVLQAKDMARKKIFQDKRKTLQEIGAYTTLEILLNTFCSAALEQHGGRTPSFKSQRVLDLIGNNAPDPHGTLYDAYLRMIDFIAGMTDGYASEMASEMTGRSSPT from the coding sequence TTGGACTGGCATACCCTGCTGACCCGCGAACGACTGGGCAAGGCCCTCGGCAGCTCTGAAGAGCTGGGCCGCAGCCCCTTTCACAAAGACCACGACCGCGTCATCTTTTCTGGCGCCTTCCGCCGCCTGGGACGCAAGACCCAAGTGCACCCGGTAACCAGTAACGATCACATCCACACGCGTCTGACCCACTCGCTGGAAGTGAGCTGCGTCGGCCGCTCACTGGGCATGCGCGTAGGCGAGACCCTGCGCGACAGGCTGCCGAACTGGTGCGAGCCCAGCGACCTGGGGATGATCGTGCAGTCGTCCTGCCTGGCCCACGACATCGGCAACCCGCCGTTTGGCCATTCCGGTGAAGATGCCATCCGCCATTGGTTCCAGCAGGCGGCCGGGCGTGGCTGGCTGGACGACATGAGCGACGACGAACGCGCCGACTTCCTCAACTTCGAAGGCAATGCACAAGGCTTTCGCGTCCTCACTCAGCTTGAGTATCACCAGTTCGATGGTGGCATGCGCCTGACCTACGCCACCCTCGGCGCCTACCTCAAGTATCCATGGACCGCTCGCCACGCCGATGCCCTGGGTTACAAGAAACACAAGTTTGGCTGCTACCACAGTGAGTTGCCGCTGCTCGAGCAAATCGCCGGCAAGCTTGGCCTGCCACAGCTGGAAAACCAGCGCTGGGCTCGCCACCCATTGGTCTACCTGATGGAGGCCGCCGACGATATCTGCTACGCCTTGATCGACCTCGAGGATGGTCTGGAAATGGACCTGCTGCAGTACACCGAAGTCGAAGCGTTACTGCTCGACCTGGTCGGCGACGACCTGCCGGAAACCTATCGCCAGCTGGGGCCAGGCGCTTCGCGACGTCGCAAGCTGGCAATCCTGCGGGGCAAGGCGATCGAACACCTGACCAACGCCGCCGCCCTCGCCTTCGTCGAACAGCAGGATGCCCTGCTTGCCGGGCGGCTGACAGGGGACCTGGTCGAGCACATGCATGGCCCGGCCCAGCGTTGTGTACTGCAGGCCAAGGACATGGCCCGCAAGAAGATCTTCCAGGACAAGCGTAAGACCCTCCAGGAGATCGGCGCCTACACAACTCTGGAAATCCTTCTCAACACCTTCTGCAGTGCCGCCCTGGAACAGCACGGCGGGCGCACGCCGTCCTTCAAGAGCCAGCGCGTCCTGGACCTGATCGGCAACAACGCCCCCGATCCGCACGGCACCTTGTACGACGCCTACCTGCGCATGATCGACTTCATCGCCGGCATGACCGATGGTTATGCCAGCGAAATGGCCAGCGAGATGACCGGACGTTCCAGTCCGACCTAG